cagaaaccgggtggtttgcttcagcggaTGATTATCCCAaaatggaagtgggagagagttaccatggattttgtgagtggtcttcctcagactttgaagaaatttgattctatttgggtgattgtggatcggctgaccaagtccgcgcacttcattacggtgtgtactacttattcttcggagcgttgGCAGGGATATTTATCCGAGAGATTGTGCGATTGCACGGTGTTCCAGTTtacatcatctcagatagaggtactcagtttacttcccaattTTAGGGGACTTTTCAGCGAGAATTGGGTACCCAGGTGGAGtttagcacaacatttcatcctcagacggacggacagtctgagcgtactattcagatattggaggatatgtttcaTGCCTATgtgattgatttcggaggttcttgggatgagtttctgccgcttgcagagtttgcctacaataacagctatcagtccagcattcagatggcaccgtatgaggctttgtatggaagGTGGTATAGATTTCCAGTTGGTTGGTCCCGAGCCCggcaaggctaggctattggggacagatttggttcatgaTGCCTTAGAGaatgtgaaggtgattcaggaaaggcttcgtacagtgcagtcgcgtcagaagagtatGCGGACCGaaaagttcgagatgtgtcctacatggttggtgagaaggtcttgctgaaggtttcgcccatgaagggtgttatgagatttggaaagaaaggaaactTGAGTCCACGATTCATCAgaccttttgaggtacttaggaggattgtggaggtggcctatatgcttgctttgccactcatcttgtcgagtgtgcatccggtatttcatgtttctatgctccggaagtatgttggggactcgtcccatgttttggatttcagcacggttcagttggatggtgatttgacctttgatgtggagccagtggctattttgggtcgtcaagttCGAAAATTGTGGTCAAAGGATATATCTTatgtaaaagtgcagtggagaggtcggcccgtggaggaagctacctgggagaccgagcgggagatgcggagcagatatgcTTACCTGTTTGAGGctctaggtatgtttcttgacccgctcGAGGATGAGcgtttatttaagttggggaggatgtgacgacccgacccgtcgtctcatgagttactgccccgttttccccatttcctatttcctTATGCTtaattatcagtgttgggtgtgaactaGTTGATTCGGAAAAGttttgaaaggaattgagacatttaatctcttttaagaaggtttaagttgaaaaagtcaaccggacgctgacttatgagttagagggctcggatgtgagttccgatggttcagttagcttcgggaggtgatttttgacttaggagtgtgatcagaagtggttttggaggtccggtgtagaattaggcttgaattggcgaagttagtattttggcgattttcgattgataggtgagattttgatccgggggtcggaatggaattctgagagttgttgtagcttcgttatgttatttgggatttgtgtgcaaaatttaaagtcattCCAGATTCATTTTATACGTTTCGGCATGCGCTTTGTAAAAGGAAAAGTTTAAAACTCATAAGTCTGAATTGTGGTGTGAATTGTAGTTTTGACGTTGCTTGGCATGATTTGAAACTCCGACTAAGTCCacatgatattttaggacttctTGATATATTTGATTGAGGTCCCTAGGGCCTCGGGTGGAGTTTGGATGGTTATTGAAGTTTAACTTGAGCATTTTAAGAATGTTTTGATGTCGTTCTTCAAGAGTAAATGGTATCACATTATGCAAATGAGCTTCAAATTcagtttttattgaagcattagatctgtatcgaaATTTCGGagtcatagcaaaaagaatcatccAATTCGGACATCACatgagagagttatgcccattttcGTGTCGGGGAAAAATAATTTCCCATCGCCAGCGCCCAGGGTAGCACGTGGCGCCATCCATGGCGCCGGGATTTATTTTGGCTACTAGAACCAGCGCCACCTGTGGCGCCCGAATCAGAAAAATGTTATAAAACgggatttttcatttttgacaaaaatagagTTGGGGGAGCTCGGGTGAGGCAATTTTTCGAGAGATTTTCAAGAAAAACAtctgggtaagtgttcttaactcaatTTTTGGTAAGATTACTCGAATCCATCGTTGGTTTTaacatttaatttgtgattttagTTGGTAAAATCTTGAAAATCCTcttagtttaatttgaagatttgagggtcgagttgatgtcggattttggtaaaattcgTATGGTTGAACTCGTTGAGAGATAAGGAACTAGTTGATGTAaatatttctgagttttgagaagtgggcccagggctcgggttttgttaattttgagatttttggtgctttttgattgtttttgcttgggcctagttcccttagcatattgtgacatattcgttctgattttaaatagattcgacgcgcgtggaggccaatttaaggggcaaaggcatcgcacgCTAGAgttttagccagttcgaggtgagtaattgatgtaaatgatgtcctgagggtttgaaaccccggaatttcacatcgtaacgctatattgaggtgacttgcacgccggataacgggcgtggggtagagcaccattggggattgtgacttggtccgtcccgagagatatttttaccatgttttctacttgaactgaATTgcgaatcatccttacttggatttaactgttacatttgggcttcttgccaattatttgaatccttcagggattgacatcactgttttcgcatacatgcatatcatttgatcttaGTCTAAggtttttaaatactgttttgcaaactcatccatctttctaagatttgaaaacttaaatggtatttttaaatgatatttcgggctgagaactactgttttacaaatgcccaaggggcttatgatggtttctggactaagcatggatcgggctacgcgccgcagcagtattacattgatattgaggccgagagcctagttgattacattaatattgaggccaagagcctggttaattatactgagattgatatgaggccgagggcctagatttgatgccacgagatggcttgatattgcgcttgggctgtaggagccccttcggagtcttcacacacccccagtgagcgccgtcgacgataaataaatggatggctcgggttgcacgccgcagtgggtactagagtgtaccatcatatgcattgcattgcactcatgcatttgtttttatctgttatacctgtctcagtatttggtactctgacttaattgacttgttgcttcactatttgttgttctaaacttccaattatagtttactttgtatttttccatgatttcttattctcaacctttatttatgtttattactcactgggtcggagtactcacattactccctgcaccttgtgtgcagatccaggtacactacaggctgagtgaggatttgtttagctgagcagcagtatccgggagtatcgaggtagctgcatggcgttcgcagccttgatctctcccatctatctctatcttttattccgtatttttcctggacagacttgtaataggtggatattttgtattagaggctcatattcgtgacaccgaaTTCTGTTGGtatatggtgtggtattttaattgaacttccacagattttattataaattatacacttgaataaaatgacttagtaaattctctgtgatatttatctataatctgaataagaatttgggataatgttgttaaatggtcgggcttgcctaacAGTGTGTTGCGCGctatcatgaccggggttggggtcgtgacacctaaaatctctctaaatatagacattcaccttaaatataattctatttataacactcccctttgaatgtctattcaatagattatgtgcctcgttaaaaccttaactaaataaaATCCAGTGGGAAAAAgttctagagaaggaaaaagagtacacatatctaacaatacgccttttggttgcctcgttaaaaaccttgcaaggaaaacccagtgggacaaatcctcgtaaaggaaaaagagtacaacgcgtattaactcctcCTGATGAGAGCATTAATTCACATACTTGAGCcttcgcattccaatcttgtacactagcttcttgaaggttgatgtcggtagagatttggtgaacaaatcagcctcATTAACTTGAACGAATTTGTTTCACCTTGAAATCATCATCCCTAATAGATGTATTGTCTTCATATGATCTTGTTGGAATCGTCATTTCAATATCTTCACATAGAGGTGAAAACTCttgctatcatattatcatgctGATAGTTATAGCAAGGTACatttgtgcacaaattgcactgaGGAAGTGGTACTTCAagatcaagaattgtatatgcttcaagCAATTTAAATCTTTCAGGGATTATCATATTAGTTAAGTAATATAAATAGACTTTATTTACATCAAtttttcatgtcatgctagacatataagatatcaaaaactgattgcacataccattgacttatactttcaggtgtttgAACTGCATGTCCAAAATtacatgtctttcatatgaaaccaattctactTGAATTGTTTCTCTTCCATTTGGCGAATATTTTTGTGTCTGCATTCGacagacttaagatcctcatctatTCTTAGCGTTATGATAGATGTCatcgacgaacattttatatcgaTTCCAACCTCcttatttttcaaaaagacataacatagagatctcttcattcatttcAGTTATCTGAACCTCTCCTGAGaatttatgaagtgttatgtcatgtgattttCTTGATTGCTTGCCTtcttattatgatcatttgctcatcttctttatcaaaaaGTTTATTTGAAATCAATTTGTCTATACGCCTTAAGCGTACCacagactttgtccttctaggattTATTCTAATAAGAGTATTTGCattgagaatatagttactttctttgggtcagcagaTTCATCTGACATATTTTGTaatatattgcaaatgaattatctttttatgaacttcaagttcatattttcgtATTCACGGATCTAGatatacaaatgataattcattccacgtaacttACTGTTTATcttgtctccccctcatgttagaaaaactaacttgcttcctcaaTTTTGAAAACTCACCTTTGTGtgttatggtgttaatcaaaatatacaccgcacattaataataataagatgaaattatttggttcctgaccctgaaccacatgtgaggggagaatgtaatatactttcgtatataacctatatcaaactgatatagataactttgttctcataagcaataatttagctattaagtggagccactcaataaattattttgctaaacaaactgtgatgtaaaccaacttatcaagatgaacttcttgaatagaaaatctaaatattatgctcgaaattaaattattgagcaagttacctcgcaaaacaCATGTTGCGGATTAATAATAATTGCACATGTAACCatatcatagatgcatcttatgtggtatacatggcaggtgaatgggcccatattcacctttgatattttcaGTATtaatgggattcaatcccaattttagttagtctattaattaatgagaacaagcaacgTAAGAGAATTTGTAAAGAACTttgtagttctttaatatttatccatgtgaattctcttttatttttgcacatcatccttaaattaacatggctaaatcaattatgccaactgaataaattatcaatattgataaacttcaggTTTATACCATGATGtttgcaattatcaataaactccaagtttattatgatatgggtttgtatatcaataaacttctactttattgtggcattcttttgTTTGTGTAGAAGCGAGTtgcttttcacatacatattaccccgctacaagttgtagtattagaagatattaaatctttcatttatttatagtctcaatataaccaatCGCTTTCGTgaatactttagaaactcaataagtttctttgagacttactacaacataATGCCTTATTGGTACTCAATTTTGTTcctccaaaatagtaataattggctcttccagagctctcaattaattttgtactaccacgtattcatcaacatccatatggtgaatatctcttttaaagagaaagttataccattatggtcatggtcaaaattatGCGCAAGATCTATTTTTTGCATTACTGTTATCCTTTAATAAgcacattgccaaaatattttggcgtataATAGGTACGTGATCAATGATCATTCATgtcataataatgacattattttcttatatcatctcagacctccttctagaggtgagtgtggtatatccACTACCACTAGCatgttcatattcttccaagaatgaatatgtattcataaatcagatgttgtcacattcacatcatgaatggatcataatcatctatatgttctttacaaaatctcatgtcaaatcaacgacaaatattattttcttagagtgaaggattattttgagaatccttgtTATTCTCATTACataatgatgacgattataatttcgtctatttccacgtccacatccattgataccttcaaggtaataattttgtcttctttcagacttatcatatattgctatcgcattctcttaagggaatgagaatgaagcaaattcaatgggacgagtTTTCACTTCGTGTGCTCACGATCATACATGactttgatcatggcaagacatagaaattttaccacttccagtggttataatttctcactaactccattagagttataatcaaaatttattgtcttagcttgtatttaaaatcaaattatagaatctcaagaatttaaaagagaaaaataagataaaatacttaccttaaaaccagaatttaatcatgaaggaagttcatggaacaattgacaatcattatgcttaATCTCAAAGCTTCTACCCAATTGGTTAGAGTATCGTGCTGATAACATGTGatgaaaacaataaaagaagaagaagagtattgcagagaaaagtaagGTGAGAGAATTTTTATTGATTTGAGATGAATTACAATAGAATaggacccctctatttatagggaaaagtgaattagccaccaagtaacaagcctaaaatctctctaaatatagacatttaccttaaatacaattctatttataacagatttctcaatttttaaatatttttaaaacactaatatcttaatccggataaaaataacatactagttttatcgcaaaaaaaacaaaaaacaacatggaaacacattcaagACAACTAAtattatacgagtttcgacataaactaatttcagaatacctcgatttatgttttttgaaaagtcgataaattaaaattttgagcCCGAAACGAGGAAACCTCAACAATAGAAGGCTTGGGTTGGATGTGGGACCTACAATCTTATCATTTTGTGTTGGGATCCACTCGAATATTTTTGGAGAAAAATAGGGGGGGCgcagttttgttttttttttaaaatggggGGAAGTCATCTGGTTTCTGTCGTTGGGGAAGAAGGAGGGTTTATTAATGAGAAGGTATAGTGCGGTATATAAATGTGCTAAACCCAGTATATTACGATATATAATGCGTTATACCTCTCTGTCACATCATGTCAGCATATCGTTGTTTATTCATGCGCTTTACCTATATAGCGTGGTTTTACACCACGCTATACTTTAACGGCCAAAACACCGTTAAAATATAGTGTGATGTAAAACCGCAGTATATATAGAAATGTCACATTTTTTAAGCATTAAAAACGTATTTTAAGTCAAAATCAACAACATTTAGGTTTTGGATTCCCATAAAGTCCTTTAATTTAATAAAAAGGAACAAAAATAGAGAAAACGCAGTTTCCATACTAATCAATTTGCCAAACATTTTCAGAAAGGCACCTCCAAAAAAAGCGGCCTAAGTAATATATACAAGCACAACATAATATTAGTTGTTATAGTCTTGTTGCATGTAACATGTACTATAATCAACATAGGACAAGTACTACAAGATATTGCGGAGGACAAAAGTATCCATGTGGAAAATATACATGTACCAGCTCACACATAAATATCATGTCTCTTAGAACTTGTTTTTAGTATGATGGATAAGTAAAAATAATGCTCTGATCAAAATTTAGTATCGCCTTATCCTTTGTTTGGTTATTAATTCTGGGATAAGTTATCTCGCAATAAAAAATAGTATCGTAATAACTTATACCCCCATGATAAAGCAATAAAATAACAATCTCAGGATTAATACAATATACCAAACAATCAATAAGAAATAATCTCAGTATGACTAATCCCACCATAACAAATCCCAACATAACTTgtcttcaaaccaaacgaccccttaaggCTCGTTTCGTATGAGATAAGAGATAATTAAACCCggaattaaatttgagatgagtttatcccaCGTTTGGTTGGGATAAAATTGTGGTATAATGTAGTGTTATTTTTATCCATATGGGAGAATATAATAATAATCCTGGGATAACTAATTACAAAATAATTAATTGTAGGATAACTTGTTTTGTTAGAATATGCACAGCGGAAGCAACCATACAAACCAGACATCAAATACATGTAAACTAGACAATGCTATAATTACGAGATTAGAAGCACTAACTTCTTGAAATCGTTGCACAAATCCTCCACACAACAAGAATCCAGGGATGCAGTCTTCTATTATGGTCCTAGTAAGACCTTGGACGAATTTGCTTTGAGTGGGCAAGAACAATACAACTCTAAAAGGTAAGTTATTGGGTGAAGATTGTCTTCCTTAAGTAGACACGTTTTTCAGCCAAAAATAGGACTCCAAAAACGTGTAGGATTCTAATTGCACAAGTAGAATCCTACTCTAACTCTACCGGATGACTTTTCTCTTAAGTCACTTTTAGTCAGTCTAGGTTTTTACTAGGTATAGCAGGGACCACAAAAATAATAAGAGGCTAGTAATTAtagtattaatttaaaatattgcATGAATTAATTCTTATTATAATTAATTGCATTTTATTCCACTAAAAAACTGCAATTGAACTCCTCAATATGAATTTCGAAAATTCACTAACACTTATTTTAACTCCCTATGTTAAGATCCCAAATaccagttaattaaattaaatcactgaaaatttaatttaatcaactaattaaatcctttataCTTCCACTTAAACTATTTCATGTGATGGATACAAAATCCAATGGTCGGGttttcacatgaaaacttataagcttacatAAAGGGGTATCATCTAACTTAAAACCGAGTCATGGATTttatcaactaattattatttcACAAATGCTATTCGTTATTGTCCAATTTATTAGGCATACACTAACTCTGAATAGAGTTgtaccttttgataaatcaaaacaataaacaaatcacattgatcataataattatatcaagattaggagTATAAGCTCATTTAATGAATTAGAGAAAATGTTTTATGTATATTAAATACAAAAATATCTTTTCTCCACTTGGTCCTTTCAATATACACTAagtatactagcacaagaagttagAGTAAAACCACtctcataatcaagataaattatactataatcttgtgctacaatcatcaagATATTCTGCCCAATAATATCTTCGATTGTGAAcatagtttattaattatgagaACCGATAATTTAATCTTCTGTGCATGAGCTAAGACTCCATACACTAAATTGTCTATTCCATAACTAAAATGACACATGTAacaaatgatctatttaaaatagtactttattgaattgaataaattaaataaataattatttcataaagaataaaataaaatactatgtctaaaccgcatggttaatagtatatcccaacaatctcccacttagactcataaccatgTGTCTACTACTCTAATACCCATTCCTTCTACATGCTTGTCAAAAATCTCCTGTGGCAAGCTTTTTGTAAACGGGTCTGCCAAATTGTCCTCTGACGCAATCTTCAACACTCTTGCATCACCTCTCTGAGTTATGTCCCGAATTAAGTGATATTTACGCTCTATATGCTTACTCCTTTTATAGATTCTTGGTTCCTTCGAGTTTGCAACTGCACCACTATTGTCACAATAAAGTACAATCGGTGTTTGAACCGAAGGAACTACATTAAACTCTTTTAGAAAGTTTCCGAGCCAAACAACCTCTTTAGCTGCCTCAGATGCAGCCATATATTCGGCTTCCATGGTGGAATCAGCAATACATGATTGCTTGATGCTCCTTCAACTTATGGCTCCACCTCCTAGGATAAAAACATATCCTGAGGTAGATTTTCTAGAATCTCTATCTGACTGAAAATCTGAATCAGTATAGCCAATGGGTGCAAGATCACTTGAGTGATAAACCAACATATAATCCCTAGTTCTTTTCAAGTACTTGATTATATGTTTAACGACAGTCCAGTGTTCTCGTCCAAGATTAGACTGAAATCTACTAACCATGCCAATAGCAAAGCAGATATCAGGCCTAGTATATAGCATAGCATACATGAAACACCCTACAACAGAAGCATAAGGGACCGCCTTCATCTTTTCTAGTCGTTTTTGGGGAAAAAATTTTCGACAGAGAAATTCCATGTCTAAAAGGGAGAAAGTCTTTCTTGGAATATTGCATGCTAAACCTGTTGAGAATAGTATCAATATAAAACACTTGGGATAAGCCTAATATCTTTCGCTTGCGATCTCGCATAAGTTTGATCCCAAGGATATGTCCTGCCtgtcccaagtctttcatatcgaAACGCGAGGACAACCATTTATTTACTGAATTCAACATGCTCACATTATTTTCTATGAGCAAAATATCATCTACCTACAAAATCAAAAATGTAACTTTATCTCCATCACACTTCTTATAGTCACAAGACTCATTTTCACATTGATTAAAACCGAAGGTTTTAATCTATGCATCAAAACA
The Nicotiana sylvestris chromosome 11, ASM39365v2, whole genome shotgun sequence DNA segment above includes these coding regions:
- the LOC138881674 gene encoding secreted RxLR effector protein 161-like, with amino-acid sequence MKAVPYASVVGCFMYAMLYTRPDICFAIGMVSRFQSNLGREHWTVVKHIIKYLKRTRDYMLVYHSSDLAPIGYTDSDFQSDRDSRKSTSGYVFILGGGAIS